A single Pristis pectinata isolate sPriPec2 chromosome 6, sPriPec2.1.pri, whole genome shotgun sequence DNA region contains:
- the zbtb38 gene encoding zinc finger and BTB domain-containing protein 38 isoform X3, with protein MTVMPSSTDIMDNSHSQSVLGCLNEQRTKGVFCDVTIVVEDTKFKAHKNVLAASSAYFKNLFSSQELWLVGHILELPDFKADVFAEILHFIYSAKVVVKGSERVKDLVDGGKRLGISFLENLMPMPQQHIGSLDALCSLSPNSTQSPSPASSLSLSASVHNLKAEACNSVCDKGSEDFQSVNGPRITNAFSIFNMQDGSDLYFPLDLTANVNKKAVESDKLSMVCVPQDTNRAQQKPAQTFAEHSYAVFSSRKDQQNGEHYGLQETLQENEKALCNNNCNTASTGSRQDVYLEDQICKPSQSLHTASSTDFKVLRFNLNALQTTNESSSVGFVPVTDPLNEPTLNTQETTGGVTDAEKCSPAGEKMSKSVSNAVWSETVPEMESQAAYSCKYCPRSFSTRVSLNVHSQIHTSLLEKPLSCRHCGKPFVHLKRLQTHEHLCRGPGTVLPDSESTDEQVENFSSDNEVARSEEDLNMTTCASEPENSNKHPINLVRSRRGSSSPDPEHFVKVVEGHILYFCSVCKRSYVTLSSLKRHANVHSWRRSYPCHYCSKVFALAEYRTKHEIWHTGERRYQCIFCLETFMTYYTLKTHQKSFHGIDPGLPTNKKTANAGYRAKMYPFKLYRLLPMKLQKRPYKTYTRSSPEKFNSNQAIGVSSNDQNMTPVDLGNPSISNPLSTSENLQDKLISSETIPSEQTLHFASTQDGRSEGEEQRPCLAGTNDCQLDDSLLHWTSTENEANNSGKHCIENGQQGLATDVNTTSLSVINYGHTAPSVIMHSNRVSSVIKHGNAFSSVITYSGGNDGYQMCPKTNVSSDSSDAKTRKSIAKDSVKLQSKGGYRKTTESAKGSGQAVGPGAAHKNRSSTFSGGSRTETYIAKPACPGTSADNQVAPLCQITVKIGDKAVVQRHIAGSKLFRRKGRKPKWMMPEEEKVAENFKMEDDEEQSMKSSGCSDPTGSIADPAGGAETCDEMSDHDSNDKLWRPYYKYKPKKKAKGFHKMRKPRWKKQNGSKDPNHPDSISSTTEENDVNIPEEIAHNNIISDESQDCSNLLDDKVKPIEEEMERDLKWSATTKPYSCTLCAKLFSNSSTLKTHLRCHTGEQPFSCETCGRRFSVQGNLHKHERIHLGTKEFVCMYCDKAFTLSETLKKHERIHTGEKRYRCHFCPQRFLYLTTKKNHEQKHLERKRAQQEGKEHVCFQCFKICKTAAALGMHQKKHSVKHSARKDSEGLSNYKSDQRANVKTESKHKNRAEAEDETPLPTTSGNVDQIPCSLNIELRHPISQPELATVPQKTNCVAYPWTSAHDVGPSHLQRTLPGNGENTWKIHQQSLDINLPLCTNISYNQCDSSHGDDERLAFYQHSSEMFYSRQVEGIVYKAM; from the coding sequence ATGACTGTCATGCCATCAAGTACAGATATCATGGACAACTCCCACAGCCAGTCCGTCCTTGGTTGCTTGAATGAACAACGCACCAAAGGTGTATTCTGTGATGTCACCATTGTTGTGGAAGACACCAAATTTAAAGCCCACAAGAATGTTTTGGCAGCATCCAGTGCTTACTTTAAGAATCTATTTTCAAGCCAAGAGTTGTGGTTGGTCGGCCATATCCTTGAACTACCTGACTTCAAGGCAGATGTGTTTGCAGAAATATTGCATTTCATCTACAGTGCAAAGGTGGTTGTTAAAGGGTCAGAGCGAGTGAAAgatcttgtggatggtggaaaaagATTAGGGATATCATTTTTGGAAAATCTGATGCCCATGCCTCAACAACACATTGGGTCTTTGGATGCTTTGTGCAGCTTGTCACCCAATTCTACTCAAtcgccttctcctgcttcttccCTCTCCTTATCAGCAAGTGTTCACAACCTGAAAGCAGAGGCCTGCAATTCAGTTTGTGACAAAGGCAGTGAAGATTTTCAGTCTGTTAATGGACCCCGAATCACAAATGCGTTTTCCATTTTCAACATGCAGGATGGCAGTGACTTGTATTTTCCACTTGACTTAACAGCCAATGTCAACAAAAAAGCAGTAGAATCTGATAAGCTGTCCATGGTATGTGTTCCCCAGGATACAAATAGAGCACAGCAGAAGCCAGCTCAGACATTCGCTGAACATTCCTATGCTGTGTTCTCCTCTAGAAAAGATCAGCAGAATGGTGAACACTATGGTCTTCAAGAAACCTTGCAAGAAAATGAAAAGGCTTTATGTAACAATAATTGCAATACTGCTAGCACTGGAAGCAGGCAGGATGTTTATTTGGAAGACCAGATTTGCAAGCCAAGCCAATCACTTCACACTGCCAGTTCAACTGACTTTAAGGTTTTACGATTTAATTTGAATGCACTACAGACCACAAATGAAAGTAGTTCAGTAGGCTTTGTGCCGGTTACTGACCCATTAAATGAGCCTACCTTGAATACGCAGGAAACTACAGGTGGTGTTACTGATGCAGAGAAATGTTCCCCTGCTGGAGAAAAGATGAGCAAATCAGTGTCTAATGCTGTTTGGTCTGAAACAGTGCCAGAAATGGAAAGCCAAGCTGCTTACAGCTGTAAGTATTGCCCACGATCTTTCAGCACTCGAGTTTCATTGAATGTCCATTCCCAGATCCACACAAGCCTCTTAGAAAAGCCCCTGTCCTGCAGGCACTGTGGTAAACCATTTGTTCATCTCAAGAGGCTCCAGACACATGAGCACCTTTGCAGAGGGCCGGGAACAGTTTTGCCTGACTCTGAATCTACAGATGAGCAAGTGGAGAATTTTTCTAGCGACAATGAAGTTGCCAGAAGTGAGGAAGACCTAAATATGACTACTTGTGCTTCAGAACCAGAGAATTCTAACAAGCACCCAATAAATTTGGTACGCTCAAggcgaggcagcagctcaccagaCCCAGAACATTTTGTGAAGGTTGTTGAGGGACACATTTTGTATTTTTGCAGTGTTTGCAAGCGCTCCTATGTAACTCTGTCCAGCTTGAAGAGACATGCCAATGTTCATTCTTGGAGGAGAAGCTATCCCTGTCATTACTGCAGTAAAGTATTTGCATTGGCTGAATATCGTACCAAACATGAAATATGGCACACTGGTGAAAGGCGGTATCAGTGCATCTTTTGCTTGGAGACCTTTATGACCTACTATACTTTGAAAACCCATCAGAAATCCTTTCACGGCATTGACCCAGGACTTCCCACAAACAAGAAAACGGCCAATGCTGGATACCGAGCCAAGATGTATCCATTCAAACTCTACAGGCTTCTACCTATGAAGCTACAAAAAAGACCATACAAAACTTACACTCGATCGAGTCCAGAAAAGTTCAACAGTAATCAAGCTATTGGAGTTTCTTCAAATGATCAAAATATGACACCTGTTGATCTCGGTAACCCTTCCATTAGTAATCCATTGTCTACTTCAGAGAATTTGCAGGACAAGTTGATCTCTTCAGAGACCATTCCTTCAGAACAGACACTTCATTTTGCATCAACCCAAGATGGGCGAAGTGAAGGAGAAGAACAGCGACCTTGCCTGGCAGGAACCAATGACTGCCAACTCGATGATTCCTTGCTTCATTGGACTTCAACAGAAAATGAAGCTAACAATAGTGGTAAACATTGTATTGAAAATGGACAGCAAGGTTTGGCCACTGATGTAAATACAACCAGTCTCTCTGTTATTAACTATGGGCATACAGCACCCTCTGTGATAATGCATAGCAATAGGGTTTCTTCTGTTATAAAACATGGAAATGCATTTTCTTCTGTCATTACATACAGTGGTGGTAATGATGGTTATCAAATGTGTCCAAAGACCAATGTAAGCAGTGATTCTTCAGATGCGAAAACAAGGAAAAGCATTGCTAAAGACAGTGTTAAACTACAGAGTAAAGGTGGCTATAGGAAGACAACGGAATCAGCAAAGGGAAGTGGACAAGCTGTGGGACCTGGGGCTGCACACAAGAACCGTTCAAGTACTTTCTCTGGAGGAAGCCGGACAGAAACCTACATTGCAAAGCCTGCCTGCCCTGGAACCTCCGCTGACAACCAGGTAGCCCCCCTTTGCCAAATTACTGTGAAAATTGGGGATAAAGCAGTTGTACAAAGACACATTGCAGGCTCCAAACTGTTCCGTCGAAAAGGTCGGAAGCCGAAATGGATGATGCCAGAAGAAGAAAAGGTGGCTGAAAATTTCAAGATGGAAGATGATGAAGAGCAAAGTATGAAGTCATCTGGCTGTTCAGATCCTACTGGAAGTATCGCAGATCCAGCAGGAGGTGCAGAAACGTGCGATGAAATGAGTGATCATGATTCAAATGACAAACTTTGGAGACCATACTATAAGTACAAGCCAAAAAAGAAAGCTAAAGGCTTTCACAAAATGAGGAAACCTAGGTGGAAAAAACAGAATGGATCTAAGGACCCTAACCATCCTGATTCTATATCTAGCACAACTGAAGAAAATGATGTTAATATCCCTGAAGAAATTGCTCATAATAACATTATTAGTGATGAATCCCAAGATTGTAGCAATCTACTTGATGATAAAGTAAAACCTATTGAGGAAGAAATGGAAAGAGACCTAAAATGGAGTGCAACCACAAAGCCTTACTCGTGTACTCTCTgtgcaaaattattttcaaactcTTCTACTCTGAAGACACACTTAAGATGTCATACTGGTGAGCAGCCATTCTCCTGTGAAACTTGCGGGCGCCGATTTTCGGTCCAAGGAAACCTCCACAAACACGAGCGCATTCACTTGGGTACAAAGGAGTTTGTTTGCATGTACTGTGACAAGGCCTTCACTTTGAGTGAAACACTGAAAAAGCACGAGAGGATCCATACTGGCGAGAAACGGTACCGCTGCCATTTTTGCCCTCAACGTTTCCTTTACCTGACTACCAAGAAAAATCATGAGCAGAAACATTTGGAAAGAAAGCGTGCTCAGCAGGAAGGGAAAGAACATGTTTGTTTCCAGTGCTTTAAAATTTGTAAAACAGCAGCTGCACTTGGTATGCACCAAAAAAAGCACTCAGTGAAACATTCTGCTCGCAAGGATTCTGAAGGATTGTCAAACTACAAAAGTGATCAACGTGCAAATGTGAAAACAGAATCCAAACACAAAAATAGAGCAGAGGCAGAGGACGAAACCCCTCTGCCAACTACGTCTGGAAATGTTGACCAGATTCCTTGCTCTCTCAATATAGAGCTCAGGCATCCCATAAGCCAACCTGAACTGGCAACTGTACCACAGAAGACTAACTGTGTTGCATATCCATGGACAAGTGCTCATGATGTGGGACCAAGTCACCTACAAAGAACGCTACCAGGGAATGGTGAGAATACGTGGAAAATTCACCAGCAAAGTCTAGATATAAATCTGCCTCTTTGTACAAATATTTCATACAATCAGTGTGACAGTAGTCATGGAGATGATGAAAGACTTGCTTTCTATCAACATTCTTCCGAAATGTTTTATAGCCGTCAGGTGGAGGGTATAGTGTACAAAGCTATGTGA
- the zbtb38 gene encoding zinc finger and BTB domain-containing protein 38 isoform X1 — protein sequence MDGITQLTWKLNMKTIEKKVKMTVMPSSTDIMDNSHSQSVLGCLNEQRTKGVFCDVTIVVEDTKFKAHKNVLAASSAYFKNLFSSQELWLVGHILELPDFKADVFAEILHFIYSAKVVVKGSERVKDLVDGGKRLGISFLENLMPMPQQHIGSLDALCSLSPNSTQSPSPASSLSLSASVHNLKAEACNSVCDKGSEDFQSVNGPRITNAFSIFNMQDGSDLYFPLDLTANVNKKAVESDKLSMVCVPQDTNRAQQKPAQTFAEHSYAVFSSRKDQQNGEHYGLQETLQENEKALCNNNCNTASTGSRQDVYLEDQICKPSQSLHTASSTDFKVLRFNLNALQTTNESSSVGFVPVTDPLNEPTLNTQETTGGVTDAEKCSPAGEKMSKSVSNAVWSETVPEMESQAAYSCKYCPRSFSTRVSLNVHSQIHTSLLEKPLSCRHCGKPFVHLKRLQTHEHLCRGPGTVLPDSESTDEQVENFSSDNEVARSEEDLNMTTCASEPENSNKHPINLVRSRRGSSSPDPEHFVKVVEGHILYFCSVCKRSYVTLSSLKRHANVHSWRRSYPCHYCSKVFALAEYRTKHEIWHTGERRYQCIFCLETFMTYYTLKTHQKSFHGIDPGLPTNKKTANAGYRAKMYPFKLYRLLPMKLQKRPYKTYTRSSPEKFNSNQAIGVSSNDQNMTPVDLGNPSISNPLSTSENLQDKLISSETIPSEQTLHFASTQDGRSEGEEQRPCLAGTNDCQLDDSLLHWTSTENEANNSGKHCIENGQQGLATDVNTTSLSVINYGHTAPSVIMHSNRVSSVIKHGNAFSSVITYSGGNDGYQMCPKTNVSSDSSDAKTRKSIAKDSVKLQSKGGYRKTTESAKGSGQAVGPGAAHKNRSSTFSGGSRTETYIAKPACPGTSADNQVAPLCQITVKIGDKAVVQRHIAGSKLFRRKGRKPKWMMPEEEKVAENFKMEDDEEQSMKSSGCSDPTGSIADPAGGAETCDEMSDHDSNDKLWRPYYKYKPKKKAKGFHKMRKPRWKKQNGSKDPNHPDSISSTTEENDVNIPEEIAHNNIISDESQDCSNLLDDKVKPIEEEMERDLKWSATTKPYSCTLCAKLFSNSSTLKTHLRCHTGEQPFSCETCGRRFSVQGNLHKHERIHLGTKEFVCMYCDKAFTLSETLKKHERIHTGEKRYRCHFCPQRFLYLTTKKNHEQKHLERKRAQQEGKEHVCFQCFKICKTAAALGMHQKKHSVKHSARKDSEGLSNYKSDQRANVKTESKHKNRAEAEDETPLPTTSGNVDQIPCSLNIELRHPISQPELATVPQKTNCVAYPWTSAHDVGPSHLQRTLPGNGENTWKIHQQSLDINLPLCTNISYNQCDSSHGDDERLAFYQHSSEMFYSRQVEGIVYKAM from the coding sequence ATGACTGTCATGCCATCAAGTACAGATATCATGGACAACTCCCACAGCCAGTCCGTCCTTGGTTGCTTGAATGAACAACGCACCAAAGGTGTATTCTGTGATGTCACCATTGTTGTGGAAGACACCAAATTTAAAGCCCACAAGAATGTTTTGGCAGCATCCAGTGCTTACTTTAAGAATCTATTTTCAAGCCAAGAGTTGTGGTTGGTCGGCCATATCCTTGAACTACCTGACTTCAAGGCAGATGTGTTTGCAGAAATATTGCATTTCATCTACAGTGCAAAGGTGGTTGTTAAAGGGTCAGAGCGAGTGAAAgatcttgtggatggtggaaaaagATTAGGGATATCATTTTTGGAAAATCTGATGCCCATGCCTCAACAACACATTGGGTCTTTGGATGCTTTGTGCAGCTTGTCACCCAATTCTACTCAAtcgccttctcctgcttcttccCTCTCCTTATCAGCAAGTGTTCACAACCTGAAAGCAGAGGCCTGCAATTCAGTTTGTGACAAAGGCAGTGAAGATTTTCAGTCTGTTAATGGACCCCGAATCACAAATGCGTTTTCCATTTTCAACATGCAGGATGGCAGTGACTTGTATTTTCCACTTGACTTAACAGCCAATGTCAACAAAAAAGCAGTAGAATCTGATAAGCTGTCCATGGTATGTGTTCCCCAGGATACAAATAGAGCACAGCAGAAGCCAGCTCAGACATTCGCTGAACATTCCTATGCTGTGTTCTCCTCTAGAAAAGATCAGCAGAATGGTGAACACTATGGTCTTCAAGAAACCTTGCAAGAAAATGAAAAGGCTTTATGTAACAATAATTGCAATACTGCTAGCACTGGAAGCAGGCAGGATGTTTATTTGGAAGACCAGATTTGCAAGCCAAGCCAATCACTTCACACTGCCAGTTCAACTGACTTTAAGGTTTTACGATTTAATTTGAATGCACTACAGACCACAAATGAAAGTAGTTCAGTAGGCTTTGTGCCGGTTACTGACCCATTAAATGAGCCTACCTTGAATACGCAGGAAACTACAGGTGGTGTTACTGATGCAGAGAAATGTTCCCCTGCTGGAGAAAAGATGAGCAAATCAGTGTCTAATGCTGTTTGGTCTGAAACAGTGCCAGAAATGGAAAGCCAAGCTGCTTACAGCTGTAAGTATTGCCCACGATCTTTCAGCACTCGAGTTTCATTGAATGTCCATTCCCAGATCCACACAAGCCTCTTAGAAAAGCCCCTGTCCTGCAGGCACTGTGGTAAACCATTTGTTCATCTCAAGAGGCTCCAGACACATGAGCACCTTTGCAGAGGGCCGGGAACAGTTTTGCCTGACTCTGAATCTACAGATGAGCAAGTGGAGAATTTTTCTAGCGACAATGAAGTTGCCAGAAGTGAGGAAGACCTAAATATGACTACTTGTGCTTCAGAACCAGAGAATTCTAACAAGCACCCAATAAATTTGGTACGCTCAAggcgaggcagcagctcaccagaCCCAGAACATTTTGTGAAGGTTGTTGAGGGACACATTTTGTATTTTTGCAGTGTTTGCAAGCGCTCCTATGTAACTCTGTCCAGCTTGAAGAGACATGCCAATGTTCATTCTTGGAGGAGAAGCTATCCCTGTCATTACTGCAGTAAAGTATTTGCATTGGCTGAATATCGTACCAAACATGAAATATGGCACACTGGTGAAAGGCGGTATCAGTGCATCTTTTGCTTGGAGACCTTTATGACCTACTATACTTTGAAAACCCATCAGAAATCCTTTCACGGCATTGACCCAGGACTTCCCACAAACAAGAAAACGGCCAATGCTGGATACCGAGCCAAGATGTATCCATTCAAACTCTACAGGCTTCTACCTATGAAGCTACAAAAAAGACCATACAAAACTTACACTCGATCGAGTCCAGAAAAGTTCAACAGTAATCAAGCTATTGGAGTTTCTTCAAATGATCAAAATATGACACCTGTTGATCTCGGTAACCCTTCCATTAGTAATCCATTGTCTACTTCAGAGAATTTGCAGGACAAGTTGATCTCTTCAGAGACCATTCCTTCAGAACAGACACTTCATTTTGCATCAACCCAAGATGGGCGAAGTGAAGGAGAAGAACAGCGACCTTGCCTGGCAGGAACCAATGACTGCCAACTCGATGATTCCTTGCTTCATTGGACTTCAACAGAAAATGAAGCTAACAATAGTGGTAAACATTGTATTGAAAATGGACAGCAAGGTTTGGCCACTGATGTAAATACAACCAGTCTCTCTGTTATTAACTATGGGCATACAGCACCCTCTGTGATAATGCATAGCAATAGGGTTTCTTCTGTTATAAAACATGGAAATGCATTTTCTTCTGTCATTACATACAGTGGTGGTAATGATGGTTATCAAATGTGTCCAAAGACCAATGTAAGCAGTGATTCTTCAGATGCGAAAACAAGGAAAAGCATTGCTAAAGACAGTGTTAAACTACAGAGTAAAGGTGGCTATAGGAAGACAACGGAATCAGCAAAGGGAAGTGGACAAGCTGTGGGACCTGGGGCTGCACACAAGAACCGTTCAAGTACTTTCTCTGGAGGAAGCCGGACAGAAACCTACATTGCAAAGCCTGCCTGCCCTGGAACCTCCGCTGACAACCAGGTAGCCCCCCTTTGCCAAATTACTGTGAAAATTGGGGATAAAGCAGTTGTACAAAGACACATTGCAGGCTCCAAACTGTTCCGTCGAAAAGGTCGGAAGCCGAAATGGATGATGCCAGAAGAAGAAAAGGTGGCTGAAAATTTCAAGATGGAAGATGATGAAGAGCAAAGTATGAAGTCATCTGGCTGTTCAGATCCTACTGGAAGTATCGCAGATCCAGCAGGAGGTGCAGAAACGTGCGATGAAATGAGTGATCATGATTCAAATGACAAACTTTGGAGACCATACTATAAGTACAAGCCAAAAAAGAAAGCTAAAGGCTTTCACAAAATGAGGAAACCTAGGTGGAAAAAACAGAATGGATCTAAGGACCCTAACCATCCTGATTCTATATCTAGCACAACTGAAGAAAATGATGTTAATATCCCTGAAGAAATTGCTCATAATAACATTATTAGTGATGAATCCCAAGATTGTAGCAATCTACTTGATGATAAAGTAAAACCTATTGAGGAAGAAATGGAAAGAGACCTAAAATGGAGTGCAACCACAAAGCCTTACTCGTGTACTCTCTgtgcaaaattattttcaaactcTTCTACTCTGAAGACACACTTAAGATGTCATACTGGTGAGCAGCCATTCTCCTGTGAAACTTGCGGGCGCCGATTTTCGGTCCAAGGAAACCTCCACAAACACGAGCGCATTCACTTGGGTACAAAGGAGTTTGTTTGCATGTACTGTGACAAGGCCTTCACTTTGAGTGAAACACTGAAAAAGCACGAGAGGATCCATACTGGCGAGAAACGGTACCGCTGCCATTTTTGCCCTCAACGTTTCCTTTACCTGACTACCAAGAAAAATCATGAGCAGAAACATTTGGAAAGAAAGCGTGCTCAGCAGGAAGGGAAAGAACATGTTTGTTTCCAGTGCTTTAAAATTTGTAAAACAGCAGCTGCACTTGGTATGCACCAAAAAAAGCACTCAGTGAAACATTCTGCTCGCAAGGATTCTGAAGGATTGTCAAACTACAAAAGTGATCAACGTGCAAATGTGAAAACAGAATCCAAACACAAAAATAGAGCAGAGGCAGAGGACGAAACCCCTCTGCCAACTACGTCTGGAAATGTTGACCAGATTCCTTGCTCTCTCAATATAGAGCTCAGGCATCCCATAAGCCAACCTGAACTGGCAACTGTACCACAGAAGACTAACTGTGTTGCATATCCATGGACAAGTGCTCATGATGTGGGACCAAGTCACCTACAAAGAACGCTACCAGGGAATGGTGAGAATACGTGGAAAATTCACCAGCAAAGTCTAGATATAAATCTGCCTCTTTGTACAAATATTTCATACAATCAGTGTGACAGTAGTCATGGAGATGATGAAAGACTTGCTTTCTATCAACATTCTTCCGAAATGTTTTATAGCCGTCAGGTGGAGGGTATAGTGTACAAAGCTATGTGA